In Mastigocladopsis repens PCC 10914, a single window of DNA contains:
- a CDS encoding MlaE family lipid ABC transporter permease subunit: MSETTSKSSLGVWSQRLLAAIFLGGQVLIHLLKGKIHRRNTLEQMAAVGPDSLFIALLTAVFVGAVFTIQVAREFINFGAGNIVGGVLALALTRELAPVLTAVVLAGRVGSAFAAEIGTMRVTEQIDALLMLKTDPIDYLVIPRVFACCLMLPILTLLSLVTGMLGGLVIATNIYNLSETVFLDSARNFLGIWDIVSAMIKACCFGILIAVIGCSWGLTTTGGAKGVGQSTTTAVVTALLIIFISNFFLSWIMFQGAGSGFLQGF; this comes from the coding sequence TTGAGTGAGACGACATCCAAATCTAGTTTAGGAGTATGGAGTCAGCGATTGCTGGCAGCAATTTTCTTGGGTGGACAAGTCCTGATACACCTACTTAAGGGGAAAATCCATCGGCGTAACACCTTAGAGCAAATGGCAGCAGTTGGACCAGACTCCTTGTTTATTGCCTTGTTAACGGCTGTTTTTGTTGGCGCGGTGTTTACTATTCAGGTGGCGCGGGAGTTTATTAACTTTGGCGCAGGAAACATCGTTGGTGGAGTGCTGGCGCTAGCGCTGACACGAGAACTCGCGCCCGTTTTGACTGCTGTGGTTTTAGCAGGGCGAGTTGGTTCGGCATTTGCAGCGGAAATCGGCACGATGCGAGTCACTGAACAAATCGATGCCCTTTTGATGTTAAAAACTGATCCAATTGATTACTTGGTTATTCCTCGCGTATTTGCTTGCTGCTTAATGTTACCAATCTTAACGCTTTTGTCTTTAGTAACAGGCATGTTAGGGGGATTAGTCATTGCAACAAACATATACAATCTGTCAGAGACAGTATTTCTAGACTCAGCCCGCAACTTTCTCGGCATTTGGGATATTGTCAGCGCCATGATTAAGGCTTGTTGCTTTGGGATTTTAATAGCCGTCATTGGGTGCAGTTGGGGTTTAACGACAACGGGAGGAGCAAAAGGAGTGGGACAATCTACCACAACTGCTGTTGTCACTGCGTTGTTGATTATATTTATTAGCAACTTCTTTCTTTCTTGGATAATGTTCCAAGGGGCTGGCAGTGGATTTTTGCAAGGGTTTTAG
- a CDS encoding helix-turn-helix domain-containing protein gives MEYQAQLLTPFQRKLLLKSMETDLRPEYRRRIQIMLMADEGQSQTQICAALECSQETARYWIAMARAGKAHHWQDHPTGRPKTVNTHYLNRLKELVSHSPQDYGYSFKRWTANWLGKHLAKELGIQLSERYISILLKEMGLSTRARREKAATDLPKTKDSMIAIRDLSSSVEPSSVDFFLAVQSRQNESVMPL, from the coding sequence ATGGAATATCAGGCTCAGCTTCTGACACCGTTTCAAAGGAAGCTCCTGCTGAAAAGCATGGAAACTGATTTACGACCTGAATACCGCCGTCGCATTCAAATCATGCTGATGGCTGATGAGGGTCAATCGCAAACGCAAATCTGTGCCGCACTTGAGTGCTCCCAGGAGACAGCCCGGTACTGGATTGCAATGGCACGCGCTGGCAAGGCTCACCACTGGCAAGATCACCCGACGGGTCGGCCTAAGACGGTGAATACCCACTATCTCAATCGGTTAAAAGAGTTGGTGAGCCATAGCCCCCAGGACTATGGCTATTCTTTTAAGCGCTGGACAGCGAACTGGTTAGGGAAGCATCTGGCGAAAGAATTGGGGATTCAGCTGAGTGAGCGCTACATCAGTATACTGCTCAAGGAGATGGGACTTTCCACCCGAGCACGACGTGAAAAAGCAGCAACTGATTTGCCCAAAACCAAGGATTCTATGATTGCGATTCGCGATCTCTCTTCATCGGTTGAACCTTCATCAGTTGATTTTTTTCTTGCCGTTCAATCTCGTCAAAACGAGTCGGTCATGCCACTTTGA
- the sppA gene encoding signal peptide peptidase SppA, with protein sequence MVWPFQPKFRKQIARIEITGAIASATRKRVLEALKTVEEKKFPALLLRIDSPGGTVGDSQEIYSALKRLREKLKIVASFGNISASGGVYIGMGAQHIMANPGTITGSIGVILRGNNLERLLQKIGVSFKVIKSGPYKDILAFDRELTEQEQNILQELIDTSYQQFVETVAQARSLEVETVRSFADGRIFTGQQALGLGIVDQLGTEEDARRWTAELVGLDPEKTPVYTLEERKPLLSRILPGSRQTSSRVGTSLNWLEFEVSTSGLPLWLYRP encoded by the coding sequence ATGGTTTGGCCTTTTCAGCCTAAGTTTCGTAAACAAATTGCTCGGATTGAAATTACAGGTGCGATCGCCAGTGCGACTCGCAAGCGTGTTTTAGAAGCCCTGAAAACTGTAGAAGAAAAAAAATTTCCAGCGTTACTGCTTAGGATTGATAGTCCTGGCGGGACAGTGGGAGATTCCCAAGAAATCTACAGCGCTTTGAAGCGGTTGCGTGAGAAACTCAAAATTGTTGCTAGTTTTGGCAACATTTCTGCTTCTGGTGGAGTCTACATTGGCATGGGAGCGCAACACATCATGGCTAACCCTGGTACAATTACAGGTAGCATTGGTGTCATTTTGCGTGGGAATAACTTGGAACGCTTGTTGCAAAAAATCGGTGTTTCCTTCAAGGTCATTAAGTCTGGTCCCTATAAAGACATTTTGGCGTTTGACCGGGAACTGACTGAACAAGAACAAAACATTTTGCAAGAATTAATTGATACAAGTTACCAGCAGTTTGTAGAGACGGTAGCCCAAGCGCGTTCTCTAGAGGTGGAAACGGTCAGAAGTTTCGCTGATGGGCGGATTTTTACTGGACAGCAAGCCTTAGGGTTAGGTATTGTAGATCAACTGGGAACAGAGGAAGATGCCCGTCGTTGGACAGCAGAACTAGTTGGTCTTGACCCCGAAAAAACTCCCGTCTACACCTTAGAAGAACGCAAGCCTCTGTTAAGTCGCATCTTGCCAGGAAGTCGTCAAACTTCTTCAAGAGTTGGGACTAGTCTCAATTGGCTCGAATTTGAAGTGTCTACCAGTGGTTTACCCCTATGGTTGTATAGACCATAG
- the pyk gene encoding pyruvate kinase, translating into MQLKDSIRRTKIVATIGPATSSPETLKALIEAGATTLRLNFSHGNHTDHQRNIRLIRQTAFELNQPVAILQDLQGPKIRLGKFENGAIVVAKGDRFTLTNRPVVGTEEISCVTYDYLAEEVPVGSRILLDDGRVEMLVEEVNREKGDLHCRITVGGTLSNNKGVNFPGVYLSVKAMTDKDREDLMFGLDQGVDWVALSFVRNPQDMIEIKELISSIGKQVPVIAKIEKHEAIEQMEAVLALCDGVMVARGDLGVELPAEDVPVLQKRLIATANRMGIPIITATQMLDSMVNNPRPTRAEVSDVANAILDGTDAVMLSNETAVGKFPVEAVATMARIAERIEQEEALNTNARQGRDTKRSIPNAISQAVGQIAEQLGASAIMTLTQTGATARNVSKFRPKTPILAVTPHVNVARQLQLVWGVKPLLMLELPSTGQTFQAAINVAQDRGLLSEGDLVVMTAGTLQGVSGSTDLIKVEVVTAVLGQGIGLGQGSVSGRARVAYTGMDASNFNHGEILVAPRTSADFVEAIRKAAGIITEEESLTSHAAVIGLRLGVPVIVGVKKATQVIRDGAILTMDLQRGLVYSGAVGTP; encoded by the coding sequence ATGCAACTAAAAGATTCTATACGCCGGACAAAAATTGTCGCCACGATTGGTCCTGCTACCAGCAGCCCAGAAACGCTCAAAGCTCTTATTGAAGCTGGTGCAACAACGCTGCGGCTAAACTTCTCCCACGGTAATCATACCGACCATCAGCGTAATATTCGCCTCATTCGGCAAACCGCCTTTGAACTGAATCAACCAGTAGCCATTCTCCAAGACCTGCAAGGACCAAAAATTCGCTTGGGGAAATTTGAAAACGGAGCTATAGTCGTAGCAAAAGGCGATCGCTTCACCTTAACCAATCGTCCAGTTGTTGGCACAGAGGAAATCAGCTGCGTCACTTACGATTATTTGGCAGAGGAAGTGCCTGTCGGGTCAAGAATCCTTCTGGATGATGGGCGAGTAGAAATGCTGGTAGAGGAAGTAAACCGCGAAAAAGGTGATTTGCATTGTCGCATCACGGTTGGTGGGACGCTTTCAAACAATAAAGGCGTGAACTTTCCAGGGGTTTACCTGTCAGTTAAGGCAATGACCGACAAAGACCGTGAGGATCTGATGTTTGGTCTAGACCAGGGTGTTGACTGGGTAGCACTTTCCTTTGTCCGCAACCCCCAAGACATGATAGAAATTAAAGAACTTATTTCCAGTATCGGTAAACAAGTGCCAGTCATTGCCAAAATTGAAAAGCACGAAGCCATCGAACAAATGGAAGCTGTTCTAGCTTTGTGTGATGGCGTCATGGTGGCAAGAGGTGACTTGGGCGTAGAACTACCAGCGGAAGATGTCCCGGTACTACAAAAGCGGCTGATTGCGACTGCTAATCGCATGGGGATTCCCATCATCACCGCCACCCAAATGTTAGACAGTATGGTTAACAACCCCCGTCCAACTCGCGCCGAAGTCTCAGATGTGGCAAATGCGATTTTAGATGGTACGGATGCAGTGATGCTCTCGAATGAAACCGCTGTCGGTAAATTCCCAGTGGAAGCTGTAGCGACGATGGCACGAATTGCCGAACGCATAGAACAAGAGGAGGCGTTAAACACAAACGCACGTCAGGGCAGAGACACCAAACGTTCCATTCCTAATGCCATTAGTCAAGCTGTCGGTCAAATTGCAGAACAGCTAGGAGCATCGGCAATTATGACCTTAACGCAAACAGGAGCAACAGCGCGGAACGTTTCCAAGTTTCGTCCCAAGACACCCATTTTGGCAGTCACACCCCATGTGAATGTAGCACGGCAGTTGCAGCTCGTATGGGGGGTAAAACCATTGTTGATGCTAGAGCTACCTTCCACTGGTCAGACATTTCAAGCTGCTATCAACGTAGCTCAAGACAGAGGTCTACTGTCTGAGGGGGATTTGGTCGTGATGACGGCTGGGACTCTCCAAGGAGTGTCCGGGTCAACAGATTTGATTAAAGTTGAAGTTGTGACGGCAGTACTCGGTCAGGGAATTGGACTAGGACAAGGTTCTGTAAGTGGTCGCGCACGGGTGGCGTACACTGGTATGGATGCTAGTAACTTTAATCACGGAGAGATTTTGGTTGCCCCACGTACAAGTGCTGATTTTGTTGAGGCAATTCGCAAAGCCGCCGGAATTATTACTGAAGAAGAAAGTCTCACCAGCCATGCAGCCGTGATTGGCTTACGTCTCGGTGTGCCAGTCATCGTTGGAGTGAAAAAGGCAACCCAAGTGATTCGAGATGGAGCGATTTTAACAATGGATCTGCAACGCGGCTTAGTTTACTCTGGCGCAGTGGGAACGCCTTAG
- a CDS encoding DUF3119 family protein gives MRSTNKAGFLSVTTSYTSNSASTIELKPSYNIPLVLVIAAIPLLLVQPWVGGAFALFGLFLMFQAVTLRLLFTATDLDIYRGDKLIRRFPYSEWQNWRIFWNSFPILFYFKEVKSIHFLPILFNPNTLKTCLEERCPRI, from the coding sequence ATGAGATCTACTAATAAAGCAGGATTTTTGAGTGTGACTACCTCATATACGTCTAACTCCGCATCAACTATCGAACTCAAACCTAGTTACAACATACCTTTGGTGTTAGTGATTGCCGCAATTCCACTGCTTTTGGTACAACCTTGGGTAGGAGGCGCGTTCGCACTGTTTGGCTTGTTTCTCATGTTTCAGGCGGTCACACTGCGTCTGTTATTTACCGCCACCGACTTGGATATTTACAGAGGTGACAAATTAATTCGCCGCTTTCCCTACAGTGAATGGCAAAACTGGCGCATATTCTGGAACTCGTTTCCTATTCTGTTCTATTTTAAAGAAGTTAAAAGTATTCACTTTTTGCCAATTTTATTTAACCCTAACACTCTCAAAACTTGCTTAGAAGAACGCTGTCCTCGTATTTAG
- the crtR gene encoding beta-carotene hydroxylase encodes MLMSEAQKPLTVPPKEFLAPPGDFNPTLLMFLAAVAILVLSNFGYWVWQWPHWLCFSANTLALHIAGTVIHDACHQSAHRNRVINAILGHGSALMLAFAFPVFTRVHLQHHAHVNDPENDPDHYVSTGGPLWLLPVRFLYHEVFFFKRQLWRKYELLEWFVSRLFIAAIFYISIQYHFLGYILNFWFIPTAVVGVALGLFFDYLPHRPHQERDRWKNARVYPHPILNILILGQNYHLIHHLWPSIPWYNYQPTYYLMKPLLDEKGCYQTSGLLQKKDFFEFVYDIFLGIRFSHNKASKN; translated from the coding sequence ATGCTGATGTCGGAGGCACAGAAGCCACTGACAGTCCCGCCGAAGGAATTTTTAGCACCTCCAGGTGATTTTAATCCGACGCTGCTGATGTTTTTAGCAGCTGTGGCGATTCTTGTCTTATCCAATTTTGGTTACTGGGTTTGGCAATGGCCACACTGGTTATGCTTCAGTGCAAATACGCTTGCTCTGCATATTGCAGGAACCGTGATTCACGACGCCTGCCACCAGTCTGCTCATCGTAACCGAGTAATTAACGCAATTTTAGGACATGGCAGTGCCTTGATGCTAGCTTTTGCCTTTCCAGTGTTTACGCGGGTGCATTTGCAGCATCATGCTCATGTAAACGATCCAGAAAACGACCCAGATCATTATGTTTCCACAGGTGGTCCTTTGTGGTTGCTTCCAGTCCGCTTTTTATACCATGAAGTGTTTTTCTTTAAGCGGCAACTGTGGCGTAAATATGAGCTACTGGAATGGTTTGTGAGTCGCTTGTTTATTGCTGCAATTTTCTATATCTCAATTCAGTACCACTTTTTGGGCTATATTCTCAATTTTTGGTTTATACCTACTGCTGTCGTCGGAGTCGCACTAGGTTTATTTTTTGATTATTTACCCCATCGTCCTCACCAAGAGCGCGATCGCTGGAAAAATGCTCGTGTCTATCCTCATCCAATTCTGAATATCCTAATTCTGGGTCAGAATTACCATTTAATTCATCATTTATGGCCTTCCATTCCTTGGTATAATTACCAGCCAACGTACTATCTCATGAAGCCTCTTTTAGATGAAAAAGGCTGTTATCAAACTTCTGGTCTGCTACAAAAAAAAGACTTTTTTGAGTTTGTTTATGACATTTTTTTAGGAATTCGGTTTTCCCATAACAAAGCAAGTAAAAATTAG
- the aroH gene encoding chorismate mutase, whose amino-acid sequence MRAIRGATTVPENTVEAMGEAVTELLDELEKRNQLHPTDIISVTFSVTSDLDATFPAAIARSRPHWDNVSMLDVQQMHVNGSLERCIRFLVHAYLPATAPICHTYLRHAASLRPDWSLSQPL is encoded by the coding sequence ATGCGGGCTATTCGCGGAGCAACAACCGTCCCTGAAAATACGGTCGAAGCAATGGGAGAAGCTGTAACGGAACTACTAGATGAATTGGAAAAACGGAACCAATTACATCCAACAGATATTATTAGTGTTACTTTCTCAGTAACATCCGATTTAGATGCTACTTTCCCTGCTGCAATTGCGCGTTCACGTCCTCACTGGGACAACGTGTCCATGTTGGATGTACAGCAAATGCACGTCAATGGTAGCTTAGAGCGCTGCATCCGGTTTTTAGTTCACGCCTATCTCCCTGCCACTGCCCCAATCTGCCATACCTATTTACGCCACGCTGCCAGCTTGCGTCCCGACTGGAGTTTGTCCCAACCTCTGTAG
- a CDS encoding DUF3086 domain-containing protein, with protein MYPEESQTPQTTNESLMQKEQPKVEQPKNSSVESVVEIAAQNPTVDRQNNQLTSAVSNSDAEAPSPTDESTQESTAEVMTQLEEEITALGSEVKSESKYHRQAEEASQRVAQLQSQEQALKEEIANLQRFYKTLQGQLGETQMAMAQLVQESLSQLEQRRQALQISVEQLERRQERIRNEMRTTFAGTSQDLAIRVQGFKDYLTGSLQDLAAAAEQLQLVPKPKPEPEKLEVKEVKLTQAQSTTPQFAQQQFQDTTKQIRRLIDQYRTKPDYYGPPWQLRRTFEPVHAERVSNWFFSQGGRGALRTTGSRLQNILITSAVISILHQLYGDRIRSLVLANTPERLGEWRRGLQDCLGIGRPDFGPDRGVVLFETPEALAQKADRLVKANQLPLIVIDDSEEQISLALLQFPLWLAFAPDPKMMRNYDEDF; from the coding sequence ATGTACCCAGAGGAATCTCAAACACCACAAACAACTAATGAGTCGTTGATGCAAAAAGAACAACCAAAAGTTGAGCAACCAAAAAACTCATCTGTTGAGTCAGTGGTGGAAATAGCAGCGCAAAACCCCACAGTTGACAGACAAAATAACCAGCTCACTTCTGCTGTGTCCAATTCCGATGCAGAAGCACCAAGTCCTACAGATGAATCAACACAAGAGTCAACTGCTGAGGTTATGACGCAGTTAGAAGAGGAAATTACGGCGCTGGGGTCAGAAGTAAAATCAGAATCAAAATATCATCGCCAAGCAGAGGAAGCTTCCCAACGAGTCGCACAGTTGCAAAGCCAAGAACAAGCGCTAAAAGAAGAAATAGCCAATCTGCAAAGATTTTACAAAACTCTTCAGGGACAGTTGGGCGAAACTCAAATGGCAATGGCACAATTGGTGCAAGAGTCACTTTCTCAATTAGAACAACGCAGACAAGCGCTGCAAATTTCTGTAGAACAGTTGGAACGCCGTCAAGAACGCATCCGCAACGAGATGCGAACTACTTTTGCAGGGACTTCTCAAGACTTGGCAATTCGGGTGCAGGGTTTTAAAGATTATCTCACGGGAAGTTTACAAGATTTGGCAGCAGCAGCAGAGCAGTTGCAACTGGTACCAAAACCGAAACCAGAACCAGAAAAGCTAGAAGTCAAAGAGGTTAAATTAACCCAAGCGCAGTCAACAACACCGCAATTTGCCCAACAGCAATTTCAGGATACGACAAAACAAATTCGCCGTCTGATTGACCAGTACCGCACTAAACCAGATTACTACGGTCCACCCTGGCAACTGCGCCGCACCTTTGAACCAGTGCATGCAGAACGAGTCTCTAACTGGTTTTTTAGCCAAGGAGGACGAGGTGCTTTGCGGACTACAGGCAGTAGGTTACAGAATATTCTGATTACCTCAGCGGTGATATCGATATTACACCAGTTGTATGGCGATCGCATCCGCAGTTTGGTGTTAGCGAATACGCCGGAACGTTTGGGTGAATGGCGGCGCGGCTTGCAGGACTGCTTAGGCATAGGTCGTCCAGATTTCGGACCAGACCGAGGCGTAGTCTTATTTGAGACACCAGAAGCTTTAGCGCAAAAAGCAGACCGACTGGTAAAAGCTAATCAATTGCCGTTAATTGTAATAGATGATTCGGAAGAGCAAATTAGTCTGGCACTCTTGCAATTTCCCCTATGGTTAGCCTTTGCTCCTGACCCCAAAATGATGAGAAATTATGATGAGGATTTTTAA
- a CDS encoding serine/threonine-protein kinase: MLTKLQGERYQVVQVLSQGIFCQTYLVHDTHLPDHPTCVVKHFLPSSKSPIPVEIRRRLFTREVEALKKLNNYDLVPHLLTSFEDNLEFYLVQEFIEGHPLSVELSAGHRWSESKVFQLLQEILDILNFVHNYGLIHRDVKPSNIIRRKHDNRLVLIDFGAVKPIWNQLIKSQGKNSNFIPVEYTTIAIGTPGYMPHEQERGKPRPNSDIYALGMIGIQALTGVHPTKLPEDRNTGEIIWQHLAQVNAGLASVLNKMVHYHFKDRYKSAQEALQALLPLTHLYTPTQESPTSPSVNVTFEPQTASDEHNINQVFGDTLSAPLLNKQISDTIELDTLLSLTHLYTPTQESPPTSSPENDKTISISPQNLALLIGLILGVVSGLILMVVSYWSVQIITPAPHKIQNSSPQPPEVSR; encoded by the coding sequence ATGTTAACCAAGTTACAAGGGGAGCGTTACCAGGTTGTTCAAGTTTTAAGTCAAGGTATATTCTGTCAAACCTACTTGGTTCATGACACCCACCTCCCCGATCATCCCACCTGCGTCGTCAAACATTTCTTACCCAGCAGTAAATCTCCCATTCCGGTGGAAATTCGCAGACGGCTATTTACGCGAGAAGTAGAAGCCCTGAAAAAACTGAATAATTATGACCTGGTTCCTCATCTTTTAACTTCTTTTGAAGACAACCTTGAGTTCTACTTGGTACAAGAGTTTATTGAAGGACATCCCCTTAGTGTCGAGCTATCTGCTGGTCATCGCTGGTCTGAAAGCAAAGTTTTTCAACTACTGCAAGAAATATTGGACATCCTGAATTTTGTTCACAACTACGGGCTGATCCACAGAGATGTCAAGCCGAGTAATATTATTAGACGAAAGCACGATAATCGGTTAGTCCTGATTGATTTTGGTGCCGTTAAGCCAATTTGGAATCAATTAATCAAAAGTCAAGGAAAAAATTCAAACTTTATTCCCGTTGAATATACCACCATTGCTATTGGTACACCTGGCTATATGCCTCATGAGCAAGAGCGAGGCAAACCACGCCCTAATAGTGATATCTATGCCCTAGGAATGATTGGCATCCAAGCACTAACAGGAGTACATCCGACAAAATTACCAGAAGACCGCAATACAGGTGAGATTATCTGGCAACACTTAGCTCAGGTTAATGCTGGGCTAGCCTCAGTACTTAACAAGATGGTACACTACCATTTTAAAGACCGATACAAGTCGGCACAAGAAGCACTGCAGGCGCTCCTACCACTAACTCATCTCTACACGCCAACACAGGAGTCGCCTACTTCACCATCAGTCAACGTTACATTTGAGCCTCAAACCGCCTCAGATGAGCACAACATTAACCAAGTTTTTGGAGATACGCTTTCAGCACCACTCTTAAACAAGCAAATAAGCGATACGATAGAATTAGACACGCTCCTGTCACTAACTCATCTCTACACGCCAACACAGGAATCGCCTCCTACTTCATCACCAGAAAACGATAAGACTATTTCTATTTCTCCTCAAAATCTAGCTTTACTCATTGGCTTGATATTGGGTGTAGTTTCTGGTCTCATTTTGATGGTTGTGAGCTACTGGTCTGTGCAGATCATTACTCCTGCTCCTCATAAAATTCAAAATTCCTCTCCTCAACCACCAGAGGTTTCCCGTTAA
- the plsY gene encoding glycerol-3-phosphate 1-O-acyltransferase PlsY — MTIWLSLCGAVLVVAYLLGSTPTGYTVVKLLKGIDIREVGSGSTGATNVLRTLGKGPGAFVLLIDCLKGVLAIALVYWFFNFSPSQNLIPPEVNTELWQPWMVILTGLAAILGHSKSIFLGFTGGKSVATSLGILLAMNWQVGLATFGVFAIVMAISRIVSLSSIVGASAVSIFMTLLHQPLPYILFAVVGGLYVILRHRSNIERILAGTEPKLGQKLQVEQEQTVNSAS, encoded by the coding sequence ATGACTATTTGGTTAAGTTTGTGCGGGGCGGTTTTAGTCGTGGCTTATCTACTGGGTTCTACACCCACTGGATACACAGTCGTTAAGCTATTAAAAGGTATCGATATTCGGGAAGTTGGTTCTGGTTCAACTGGCGCAACCAATGTGCTTAGAACTTTGGGGAAAGGACCTGGGGCTTTTGTTTTACTAATTGATTGCTTGAAGGGAGTATTGGCGATCGCCCTCGTTTATTGGTTCTTCAATTTTTCCCCTAGCCAAAATTTGATTCCTCCAGAAGTAAATACAGAGTTATGGCAACCTTGGATGGTCATTTTAACTGGGTTAGCTGCCATACTTGGACATAGTAAATCCATTTTTTTAGGCTTTACTGGTGGTAAATCTGTTGCTACAAGTTTGGGCATTTTGCTAGCGATGAATTGGCAGGTCGGTTTGGCTACCTTTGGCGTATTTGCTATTGTGATGGCGATATCGCGGATTGTCTCTTTGAGTTCAATTGTAGGTGCGAGCGCTGTTTCTATTTTCATGACACTGCTGCATCAACCATTACCTTATATCCTGTTTGCTGTTGTCGGTGGTTTGTATGTTATCTTGCGACACCGCAGCAATATTGAGCGAATACTTGCAGGAACTGAGCCAAAGTTAGGGCAAAAATTACAGGTGGAACAGGAACAAACTGTAAACTCAGCTAGTTAG
- a CDS encoding PstS family phosphate ABC transporter substrate-binding protein codes for MKQGSKRSVPLSKDAVQMIRGLIIGELLTIVIIGGLWLWLRPRLWIDNGPVSSSSQGADTASAPAASTFKTVSDVPIGTFKYGGSTAWAPIRQLVDSQIQNNRPELQLRYVDPAKGSPGSGSGIRMLLNGELDFAESSRPLTAEEYNMARHRGFTLEQRQVGVDGIAVVVNQTLKVPGLTIDQLQQIYLGQITNWRQVGGPDLPITTFSQQPENADTVLFSANPLLTKQTLNSTNTQYVYSTTEALRRVSKTPGGLYYTSASAVVPQCTVKLLPLGFTPTQLVSLYREPLVPPNQCPPKRNQINTEVIKNGSYPIISKLFVIIKRNKGREQQAGEAYTRLLLTDQGQKAIEQSGFIPVR; via the coding sequence ATGAAGCAGGGTAGCAAAAGAAGCGTCCCACTCAGCAAAGATGCGGTACAGATGATCAGGGGTCTGATCATTGGTGAACTACTTACAATTGTAATCATCGGCGGACTATGGTTATGGCTGAGACCGCGCTTATGGATCGACAACGGTCCTGTCTCTTCCTCTAGTCAAGGTGCAGACACTGCCTCTGCTCCTGCGGCTTCAACCTTTAAGACTGTTAGTGATGTTCCAATAGGAACATTCAAATACGGTGGCAGTACAGCTTGGGCACCAATCCGGCAACTGGTAGATTCTCAAATCCAGAACAATCGCCCAGAACTACAGTTGCGCTATGTAGACCCTGCTAAGGGTAGCCCTGGTTCTGGATCAGGCATTCGGATGTTGCTCAATGGGGAATTGGACTTCGCTGAATCTTCTCGTCCCCTCACAGCTGAGGAATATAACATGGCTCGGCACAGAGGCTTCACACTTGAGCAACGTCAGGTTGGCGTTGATGGGATAGCAGTCGTCGTCAACCAGACACTTAAAGTCCCAGGCTTAACCATTGACCAGTTGCAGCAAATTTATCTAGGGCAAATTACTAACTGGAGACAGGTGGGTGGACCAGACCTCCCCATCACCACCTTCTCCCAGCAACCAGAGAATGCAGACACAGTATTATTCTCTGCCAATCCGCTGTTAACAAAGCAAACGCTTAACTCTACTAATACCCAATATGTCTACTCAACCACTGAGGCACTGCGTCGGGTCAGCAAAACTCCTGGTGGTCTATATTACACTTCTGCCAGTGCAGTCGTGCCTCAATGTACGGTAAAGCTTCTGCCCCTAGGTTTTACTCCCACGCAGCTAGTTTCTCTCTACCGTGAACCCTTAGTGCCGCCAAATCAGTGCCCACCAAAGCGCAATCAGATCAACACGGAAGTTATCAAGAATGGCAGTTATCCAATTATTAGCAAATTATTTGTAATTATTAAGCGGAACAAAGGTCGGGAACAGCAAGCTGGTGAAGCTTATACCAGACTTTTGCTGACCGACCAGGGGCAAAAGGCAATTGAGCAGTCTGGGTTCATCCCGGTTCGTTAG